One window of the Streptosporangiales bacterium genome contains the following:
- a CDS encoding helix-turn-helix domain-containing protein: MSSLTRSLHVLEAVAEHQPVGVGALSRLLGQPKSTVQRTLVTLAEAGWVRGGGETTRWTLGARAMTIGRRTTSEVRLREAALEPMRRLNEATREAVHFTVPDGDRGMVVIDRLDSDQPVRTFISIGATTSLTASSTGRAVLAHRTDDEIAPLVARGLERCTARTVTDPDAWWRELQLTRTRGYAVNLGENRDNVCAVAAAVLDPGEAAVAGICISVPDVRFTSARIPDWGEQVRGAARVIMANLRR; encoded by the coding sequence ATGTCCAGCCTGACTCGCAGCCTGCACGTGCTCGAGGCCGTCGCCGAGCACCAACCGGTGGGAGTCGGCGCGCTGTCCCGGCTGCTCGGGCAGCCGAAGTCCACGGTGCAGCGCACCCTCGTCACGCTGGCCGAGGCGGGATGGGTCCGCGGCGGCGGGGAGACCACGCGGTGGACGCTCGGCGCGCGTGCCATGACCATCGGCCGCAGGACGACGTCGGAGGTGCGGCTGCGGGAGGCCGCCCTGGAGCCGATGCGACGGCTGAACGAGGCGACGCGCGAGGCGGTCCATTTCACCGTTCCGGACGGTGATCGGGGCATGGTGGTCATCGACCGGCTCGACAGCGACCAGCCGGTGCGCACGTTCATCTCGATCGGGGCGACCACCTCGCTGACCGCGAGCTCCACCGGGCGGGCGGTGCTCGCACACCGGACCGACGACGAGATCGCGCCCCTGGTCGCGCGCGGCCTCGAGCGTTGCACCGCGAGGACGGTGACCGACCCGGATGCCTGGTGGCGGGAGCTGCAGCTCACCCGGACGAGGGGATACGCCGTCAATCTCGGCGAGAACCGCGACAACGTCTGCGCCGTCGCCGCGGCCGTCCTCGACCCGGGCGAGGCGGCCGTCGCGGGCATCTGCATCTCCGTGCCCGATGTGCGGTTCACGAGTGCGCGCATCCCCGACTGGGGAGAACAGGTGCGCGGCGCGGCGCGGGTGATCATGGCCAACCTGCGCCGCTGA
- a CDS encoding hydantoinase/oxoprolinase family protein, with protein sequence MGWRIGVDTGGTFTDVVAVSEDTGERWVHKTSSTPDDPSLAFGAGIKELMDKVGAQPGDIEFVVHGTTVATNAILESKYSRTGLIVTEGYREMLEVARQTVPGDFGDITWWIKPPRVVPLELVREVAGRLDFRGEVLEPLVEDQVRTATEEFKAMGIDAIAVSLMHSYRDPSHEERVREIIKEIHPDCYVSISADVIREYREYERTLSTCLNTGLMPLCSSYIGDLRTRLDADGLDTRLYMMKSSGGIVRSEELVPSPISAVLSGPAAGVVTAAHYATETDHPNVITIDIGGTSTDICLIDHGDPHMLTEGKIDIFDIKTPMVDMHTVGAGGGSIAWLAAGRSFRVGPQSAGASPGPVCYGAGGEEPTLTDAHLVLGRISPYLLGGSITLDAAAARRALEEKLAGPLGMSVEEAATGILDLATTNIAQGINVVSVKRGRDPRDYALMAFGGAGGLNACMVSDALRITTVIFPPSPGVTSAEGLLSTDVRFDHVITHVQREDQLDVGRLSTEFSTVYEHVTADLQREGFSGDRVRVEAFIDMRYVGQAYELRVPVEVNGGSELTEQAVRGAMKRFHQTHDDQYGYQYDGKVPIELVNIGATGFGLFPRPRLAAPAGGAGSWDDARKDVRRAYVGEEGYVNCPVYERTDAPSGPTVHGPAIIEQYDSTLFVDEGWSGHVDDVGQIVLTRTTPIAPAQ encoded by the coding sequence ATGGGATGGCGGATCGGCGTGGACACCGGCGGCACGTTCACCGACGTCGTCGCGGTGAGTGAGGACACCGGAGAGCGGTGGGTGCACAAGACCTCATCGACACCAGACGACCCGTCCCTCGCCTTCGGCGCCGGCATCAAGGAGCTGATGGACAAGGTCGGCGCGCAGCCCGGTGACATCGAGTTCGTCGTGCACGGCACGACCGTCGCCACGAACGCGATCCTCGAGTCGAAGTACTCCCGCACCGGTCTGATCGTGACCGAGGGTTATCGGGAGATGCTCGAGGTCGCACGCCAGACGGTGCCGGGCGACTTCGGCGACATCACCTGGTGGATCAAGCCACCCAGGGTCGTCCCGCTCGAGCTCGTCCGCGAGGTGGCCGGCCGACTCGACTTCCGAGGCGAGGTGCTGGAACCTCTTGTCGAAGACCAGGTGCGTACCGCCACCGAGGAGTTCAAGGCGATGGGGATCGACGCCATCGCCGTGTCACTCATGCACTCCTACCGCGACCCGAGCCACGAGGAGCGCGTGCGCGAGATCATCAAGGAGATCCACCCCGACTGCTACGTCTCGATCTCCGCCGACGTGATCAGGGAGTACCGCGAGTACGAGCGCACGCTCAGCACCTGCCTCAACACCGGCCTGATGCCGCTGTGCTCCAGCTACATCGGCGACCTGCGCACCCGGCTCGACGCGGACGGCCTCGACACGCGGCTGTACATGATGAAGAGCAGCGGCGGCATCGTCCGCAGCGAGGAGCTCGTCCCGAGCCCGATCTCCGCGGTGCTGTCCGGCCCGGCGGCCGGCGTGGTGACGGCCGCCCACTACGCGACCGAGACCGACCACCCGAACGTCATCACCATCGACATCGGCGGTACGTCCACCGACATCTGCCTGATCGACCACGGCGATCCGCACATGCTCACCGAAGGCAAGATCGACATCTTCGACATCAAGACGCCCATGGTCGACATGCACACCGTCGGCGCGGGCGGCGGCTCGATCGCCTGGCTCGCCGCCGGCCGCAGCTTCCGGGTCGGGCCGCAGAGCGCGGGGGCGTCGCCCGGCCCGGTGTGCTACGGCGCCGGCGGCGAGGAACCGACCCTCACCGACGCCCACCTGGTGCTCGGCCGGATCTCCCCCTACCTGCTCGGCGGCAGCATCACACTCGACGCCGCGGCGGCCCGTAGGGCCCTCGAGGAGAAGCTCGCCGGGCCGCTCGGCATGAGCGTCGAGGAGGCCGCGACCGGCATCCTCGACCTGGCGACGACGAACATCGCCCAGGGCATCAACGTGGTCTCCGTCAAGCGCGGGCGTGACCCCCGCGACTACGCACTGATGGCGTTCGGCGGTGCCGGCGGGCTCAACGCCTGCATGGTGAGTGACGCGCTCCGCATCACCACGGTCATCTTCCCGCCGTCTCCCGGCGTGACGTCCGCCGAGGGCCTGCTGTCGACCGACGTCCGCTTCGATCACGTGATCACCCACGTGCAGCGCGAGGACCAGCTCGACGTCGGCAGGCTCTCCACCGAGTTCTCGACGGTGTACGAGCATGTGACCGCCGACCTGCAGCGCGAGGGGTTCAGCGGCGACCGGGTGCGCGTCGAGGCGTTCATCGACATGCGCTACGTCGGCCAGGCGTACGAGCTGCGCGTGCCGGTGGAGGTGAACGGCGGCAGTGAGCTGACCGAGCAGGCCGTCCGCGGCGCGATGAAGCGCTTCCACCAGACGCACGACGACCAGTACGGCTACCAGTACGACGGCAAGGTCCCGATCGAGCTCGTCAACATCGGCGCCACCGGGTTCGGCCTCTTCCCGCGGCCACGGCTCGCCGCACCCGCCGGCGGCGCCGGGTCGTGGGACGACGCACGCAAGGACGTGCGGCGCGCCTACGTCGGCGAGGAGGGTTACGTCAACTGTCCCGTGTACGAGCGCACCGACGCGCCGAGCGGTCCCACGGTGCACGGCCCGGCAATCATCGAACAGTACGACTCGACCCTCTTCGTCGACGAGGGATGGAGCGGCCACGTCGACGACGTCGGCCAGATCGTGTTGACCAGGACGACCCCCATTGCCCCAGCCCAGTGA
- a CDS encoding hydantoinase B/oxoprolinase family protein, giving the protein MYLDGSYAPRRKIQFARDDERWERIRNLKDDLEVITMDVVEWALEAAIDESEAAVERTARSTIIREQHDYRASINTLDCNSVTRVSWAATADPIRVYWEIDEIHEGDIYLYNDIHESYGTIGHLPDYCVVTPIFFDGTLIGFAQIFGHCNDVGGRVAGSWPLHSTSVYEEGTMCPPIKFYDKGELNTEAWKILLRNSRFPDDLEGDINAFVGAARIMERRVRELCERYGADTVEAAFYGIIDRCRDIVQEEMLPQLPDGDFVGEDFIENDGIDRETPVKIQTTIRKDAEKIIVDFAGTDPQTKGPVNWVMDGRHYSKWLGGFVKAQVPGMIVNEGMVDIFKCYLPPRTVLSAEFPAAGVDRMNCMLRMISSYTSAMAKATRGNMVADAQCIQLYGFFGQDLQDDFFLYREIFGAGSGARPFADGTDTVDLVPMSKNLPAEFIEQRFPVLVKRVGLFPDSGGPGAFRGGLGYLKDVVPLVDCDFLTIAYRTVFACFGVNGGMAGLPGRAIINPGTPQEKTVVYSHEQVPVKEGDVVRILTPGGGGWGDPLARVTEAVRLDVMRGIVSADSARDDYGVVLSNLDDPGRAFVVDEEGTRDLRAELTSKRPPLRMINRGPHAEKLIAEGRITVSDPDMPAEFDEQAYLEAYEKATQ; this is encoded by the coding sequence ATGTACCTCGACGGCAGCTACGCCCCGCGCCGCAAGATCCAGTTCGCCCGCGACGACGAGCGCTGGGAACGCATCCGGAACCTCAAGGACGACCTCGAGGTCATCACCATGGACGTCGTCGAGTGGGCGCTCGAGGCGGCCATCGACGAGAGCGAGGCGGCGGTCGAGCGCACCGCGCGCTCGACGATCATCCGCGAGCAGCACGACTACCGCGCCTCGATCAACACCCTCGACTGCAACAGCGTCACGCGGGTCTCGTGGGCAGCGACCGCCGACCCGATCAGGGTCTACTGGGAGATCGACGAGATCCACGAGGGAGACATCTACCTCTACAACGACATCCACGAGTCGTACGGGACCATCGGGCACCTCCCGGACTACTGCGTCGTCACGCCGATCTTCTTCGACGGCACACTGATCGGCTTCGCGCAGATCTTCGGGCACTGCAACGACGTCGGCGGTCGCGTCGCAGGCAGTTGGCCGCTGCACTCGACCAGCGTCTACGAGGAGGGCACCATGTGCCCGCCGATCAAGTTCTACGACAAGGGTGAGCTCAACACCGAGGCGTGGAAGATCCTGCTCCGCAACTCGCGGTTCCCCGACGACCTCGAAGGCGACATCAACGCGTTCGTCGGTGCCGCGCGCATCATGGAGCGCCGCGTGCGCGAGCTGTGCGAACGGTACGGCGCCGACACGGTCGAGGCCGCGTTCTACGGCATCATCGACCGCTGCCGCGACATCGTGCAGGAGGAGATGCTGCCGCAGCTTCCCGACGGCGACTTCGTCGGCGAGGACTTCATCGAGAACGACGGCATCGACAGGGAGACGCCGGTCAAGATCCAGACCACCATCCGCAAGGACGCGGAGAAGATCATCGTCGACTTCGCCGGCACCGACCCGCAGACCAAGGGTCCGGTCAACTGGGTGATGGACGGCAGGCACTACTCGAAGTGGCTCGGCGGCTTCGTCAAGGCCCAGGTTCCCGGCATGATCGTGAACGAGGGCATGGTCGACATCTTCAAGTGCTACCTGCCGCCGCGCACGGTGCTGTCGGCGGAGTTCCCCGCCGCGGGCGTCGACCGGATGAACTGCATGCTCCGGATGATCAGCTCGTACACCTCGGCGATGGCCAAGGCGACGAGGGGCAACATGGTCGCCGACGCCCAGTGCATCCAGCTCTACGGCTTCTTCGGCCAGGACCTGCAGGACGACTTCTTCCTCTACCGCGAGATCTTCGGCGCCGGATCGGGCGCGCGCCCGTTCGCGGACGGCACCGACACCGTCGACCTCGTCCCCATGTCGAAGAACCTGCCCGCGGAGTTCATCGAGCAGCGCTTTCCCGTCCTCGTCAAGCGGGTCGGGCTGTTCCCCGACTCCGGCGGACCGGGTGCGTTCCGGGGCGGGCTCGGCTACCTGAAGGACGTCGTGCCGCTCGTCGACTGCGACTTCCTCACCATCGCCTACCGCACGGTCTTCGCCTGCTTCGGCGTCAACGGCGGCATGGCGGGGCTGCCCGGCCGCGCGATCATCAACCCCGGCACCCCGCAGGAGAAGACCGTGGTGTACTCGCACGAGCAGGTTCCGGTCAAGGAGGGCGATGTCGTCCGCATCCTGACGCCCGGCGGTGGCGGCTGGGGTGACCCGCTGGCGCGCGTCACCGAGGCCGTGCGGCTCGACGTGATGCGGGGCATCGTCTCCGCGGACAGCGCGCGCGACGACTACGGTGTCGTCCTCTCGAACCTCGACGATCCCGGCAGGGCGTTCGTGGTCGACGAGGAGGGCACGCGGGACCTGCGGGCCGAGCTGACGTCGAAGCGACCACCACTGCGGATGATCAACCGCGGTCCCCACGCGGAGAAGCTGATCGCGGAAGGACGCATCACCGTCTCCGACCCGGACATGCCTGCCGAGTTCGACGAGCAGGCGTACCTCGAGGCGTACGAGAAGGCGACACAATGA
- a CDS encoding peptidase C45 gives MTATTPPVRIWASGGPYERGEQIGRQTADQVRRSITIYDETFQHHTGRGWADIRGYAAAYVPAITGYDPDIVPEMQGLADGAGVTFEDVLALNTRTEVMFGLKQAGWSECTAFGVTGARAGGRVLVGQNWDWRPATAATSVLLECAPSADPAFVTYVEAGLLAKIGYNAAGVGVMANLLITDQDRGRPGVPFHVVLRRLFKARTLAEAVEAVRLANRSASANYLLADAGGEIVDLETGPGGVDTIQRIDPSDGIVCHANSFCTPLPGTVDLGLEALPDSPHRRGRLESLIADEPGEVTPERLCTFLRDHDGHPGSICRHPDPSQHPVERLATNASLVVDLAARRMWLAPGPPCTTVHEMITPDFASRMTSAGERR, from the coding sequence ATGACAGCGACCACTCCCCCGGTCCGCATCTGGGCATCCGGTGGTCCTTACGAGCGCGGCGAGCAGATCGGCAGGCAGACCGCCGACCAGGTGCGACGGTCGATCACGATCTACGACGAGACGTTCCAGCACCACACCGGACGCGGCTGGGCGGACATCCGCGGGTACGCCGCCGCCTACGTGCCGGCGATCACGGGCTACGACCCGGACATCGTGCCGGAGATGCAGGGCCTCGCGGACGGGGCGGGCGTGACGTTCGAGGACGTGCTCGCCCTCAACACCCGCACCGAGGTGATGTTCGGTCTCAAGCAGGCCGGCTGGTCGGAGTGCACGGCGTTCGGCGTCACCGGTGCGCGCGCCGGCGGCCGCGTGCTGGTCGGCCAGAACTGGGACTGGCGTCCCGCCACGGCAGCGACCTCCGTGCTGCTGGAGTGCGCGCCCTCGGCCGACCCGGCGTTCGTCACCTACGTCGAGGCGGGCCTGCTCGCGAAGATCGGGTACAACGCGGCGGGTGTCGGCGTCATGGCGAACCTCCTCATCACCGACCAGGACAGGGGGCGGCCCGGCGTGCCGTTCCACGTCGTGCTCCGCCGCCTGTTCAAGGCGAGGACACTGGCCGAGGCGGTCGAAGCGGTACGCCTGGCGAACCGGTCCGCGTCCGCGAACTACCTGCTCGCGGACGCCGGTGGCGAGATCGTGGACCTCGAGACCGGCCCGGGCGGTGTCGACACCATCCAGCGGATCGACCCCTCCGACGGCATCGTGTGCCATGCGAACAGCTTCTGCACGCCGCTGCCCGGCACCGTCGACCTGGGCCTCGAGGCGCTGCCCGACTCGCCGCACCGGAGGGGCAGGCTCGAGTCGCTGATCGCGGACGAGCCGGGCGAGGTCACCCCGGAACGCCTCTGCACGTTCCTGCGCGACCACGACGGCCATCCCGGCTCCATCTGTCGCCATCCCGACCCGTCGCAACACCCGGTCGAACGCCTGGCCACCAACGCGTCGCTGGTGGTCGACCTCGCCGCCCGGCGGATGTGGCTCGCACCCGGGCCGCCCTGCACCACCGTGCACGAGATGATCACACCGGACTTCGCCTCCCGGATGACCTCCGCCGGCGAGCGCCGGTGA
- a CDS encoding 2-methylcitrate dehydratase, producing the protein MTGSAKRRTAPLAKRLASWAAGLRPTDDDLRLAHRSLHDTVAVTLAARDHPVRLLADALPDAARWAAVGHVLDFDDLHMASTTHLSVACVPATLASAGGSAAYLAGAGVTARLGMALGWEHYSRGWHATCTAGAPGAAVSAGVSLGLTREQLAHAIALAVPGAGGLQRAFGTDGKSLQVGFAVDAGVRAARLALAGATADPAVLDDWLALVGGDPHTDVETQPAVPGGLAVKLFPCCYALQRPISAVRQLVPSVVSRSDVARLRVHTSSSSVHPLVHDRPRTGLEGKFSLRYGIAAAVLDPYPDFASFTDAAVDRSEARQLMSRVAVTVADAGPGLLDGEVRIEIERTDGTTVETTLRTPPGAPELPPTPEQLDAKAAACGDDVPALVADLDWQAAARLMRATLPAQDTAATMPSGVT; encoded by the coding sequence GTGACGGGTTCCGCGAAGAGGCGGACGGCTCCCCTGGCGAAACGGCTCGCGTCCTGGGCCGCCGGTCTGCGCCCCACCGACGACGACCTGCGGTTGGCGCACCGGTCCCTGCACGACACCGTCGCCGTCACGCTCGCGGCCAGGGACCATCCCGTCCGCCTCCTCGCGGACGCGTTGCCGGACGCCGCACGCTGGGCCGCGGTCGGGCACGTGCTCGACTTCGACGATCTGCACATGGCGTCGACCACCCATCTCAGCGTCGCCTGCGTGCCGGCCACGCTCGCGTCCGCCGGCGGGTCGGCGGCCTACCTCGCGGGCGCGGGCGTGACGGCGCGGCTCGGGATGGCGCTCGGCTGGGAGCACTACAGCCGCGGCTGGCACGCGACGTGCACGGCGGGCGCCCCCGGCGCCGCGGTGTCGGCGGGTGTCTCGCTCGGCCTGACGCGGGAGCAGCTCGCGCACGCGATTGCGCTGGCCGTGCCCGGGGCGGGCGGCCTCCAGCGCGCGTTCGGCACCGACGGCAAGTCGCTCCAGGTCGGATTCGCCGTCGACGCCGGCGTGCGCGCGGCGCGACTGGCCCTGGCCGGAGCGACCGCCGACCCTGCGGTGCTCGACGACTGGCTGGCACTCGTCGGCGGCGATCCACACACCGATGTCGAGACGCAGCCCGCCGTGCCCGGCGGGCTCGCGGTGAAGCTGTTCCCCTGCTGCTACGCCCTGCAGCGCCCGATCAGTGCCGTGCGGCAGCTCGTGCCGTCGGTGGTGTCACGGTCCGACGTCGCGCGGTTGCGGGTGCACACGTCGAGCAGCAGCGTCCATCCGCTGGTCCACGACCGTCCCCGCACCGGTCTGGAGGGCAAGTTCAGCCTGCGATACGGGATCGCGGCGGCCGTCCTCGACCCGTACCCGGACTTCGCCAGCTTCACCGATGCCGCGGTCGACCGGTCCGAGGCTCGGCAGCTCATGTCCCGCGTCGCGGTGACCGTCGCCGACGCCGGCCCCGGGCTGCTCGACGGCGAGGTCAGGATCGAGATCGAGCGTACCGACGGCACGACCGTCGAGACCACGCTGCGCACGCCGCCCGGGGCGCCCGAGCTGCCACCGACGCCGGAGCAGCTCGACGCGAAGGCCGCGGCGTGCGGCGACGACGTTCCGGCACTCGTGGCCGACCTCGACTGGCAGGCCGCCGCGCGGCTGATGCGTGCCACCCTGCCCGCGCAGGACACCGCCGCCACCATGCCGAGCGGAGTCACGTGA
- a CDS encoding CoA transferase — MTTLPLDGVTVVSLEQAVAAPFATRQLADLGARVVKIERPDGGDFARRYDTAVYGEASYFVWLNRSKESVVLDLKTAEGLEALDRLLGAADVLVQNLAPRAAHRLGVDAAAVAKRHPWVVTCTISGYGTTGPWADRKAYDLLVQGETGLLSLTGTPDAPAKVGISVADIAAGMYAYSGVLAALYERANTGRVRAVEVSLFDALAEWLGAPAYYTAHAGRQPARVGAEHATIAPYGPFTARDGRVVLLGVQNEREWDRFCSTFLRRPELAGDTRFASNSARVADRDTLNALISARFAELDADAALAALRACDVATAEMNTVTGLLDHPVLTGRHRWCDVATPSGTVRAMLPPTDLDGARPRMDPVPALGEHTRAVLTELGYAADEIAKLTPAG; from the coding sequence GTGACGACCCTGCCGCTCGACGGGGTCACGGTCGTCAGCCTGGAGCAGGCCGTCGCTGCACCGTTCGCCACGAGACAGCTCGCCGACCTCGGCGCGCGGGTCGTCAAGATCGAGCGCCCGGACGGCGGCGACTTCGCCCGCCGCTACGACACGGCCGTGTACGGGGAGGCGAGCTACTTCGTCTGGCTGAACCGCTCGAAGGAGTCCGTCGTCCTCGACCTCAAGACGGCCGAGGGGCTCGAGGCACTCGACCGACTGCTCGGCGCGGCCGACGTCCTCGTGCAGAACCTGGCGCCTCGCGCCGCGCACCGTCTCGGTGTCGACGCCGCCGCGGTGGCGAAGCGTCACCCCTGGGTGGTGACGTGCACGATCTCCGGCTACGGCACGACAGGCCCGTGGGCCGACCGCAAGGCGTACGATCTGCTCGTCCAGGGCGAGACGGGACTGCTGTCCCTCACCGGCACGCCCGACGCACCGGCCAAGGTCGGCATCTCCGTCGCCGACATCGCCGCCGGCATGTACGCGTACAGCGGCGTTCTCGCCGCGTTGTACGAGCGGGCGAACACCGGCCGCGTACGCGCCGTCGAGGTCTCGCTGTTCGATGCGCTCGCCGAGTGGCTCGGCGCTCCCGCGTACTACACCGCGCACGCCGGTCGACAGCCCGCGCGCGTCGGCGCGGAGCACGCGACGATCGCCCCGTACGGCCCGTTCACCGCACGCGACGGGCGAGTGGTGCTGCTCGGCGTCCAGAACGAGCGCGAGTGGGACCGGTTCTGCTCGACTTTCCTCCGGCGGCCCGAGCTCGCCGGCGACACGAGGTTCGCGAGCAACTCGGCGCGGGTGGCCGACCGTGACACGCTCAACGCGCTCATCAGCGCGAGGTTCGCCGAGCTCGACGCGGACGCGGCGCTCGCGGCACTGCGGGCGTGCGACGTCGCGACCGCGGAGATGAACACCGTGACGGGTCTGCTCGACCATCCGGTGCTCACGGGACGCCACCGGTGGTGCGACGTCGCGACGCCGTCGGGCACCGTCCGTGCGATGCTGCCGCCGACGGACCTCGACGGCGCGCGGCCCCGGATGGACCCCGTTCCCGCACTCGGCGAGCACACCCGCGCGGTACTCACCGAGCTCGGGTACGCGGCGGACGAGATCGCGAAGCTCACGCCGGCCGGGTGA
- a CDS encoding MaoC family dehydratase, producing MGQRHPAPPGRYFEDFVVGDVYEHAASRTVTTNDNMWFTLLTQNTARPHLDHHYAGKTSFGRPLVNSALTVALVTGQSVADVSQNVKANLGWDEVRLPHPLYEDDTVYSESEVISCRESRSHPDAGIVTVRTTGTNQHGVPVITFARTVMVYRRGHGPTDARPAVEDR from the coding sequence GTGGGACAACGCCATCCCGCCCCGCCCGGGCGGTACTTCGAGGACTTCGTCGTCGGTGACGTCTACGAGCACGCGGCGAGTCGTACGGTCACCACGAACGACAACATGTGGTTCACGTTGCTCACCCAGAACACGGCACGCCCGCACCTCGACCACCACTACGCGGGCAAGACCTCGTTCGGGCGCCCGCTCGTCAACTCGGCGCTGACCGTGGCGCTGGTGACCGGGCAGAGCGTCGCCGACGTCTCGCAGAACGTGAAGGCCAACCTGGGCTGGGACGAGGTGCGTCTCCCCCACCCGCTGTACGAGGACGACACCGTCTACTCCGAGTCCGAGGTGATCTCCTGCCGGGAGTCGAGGTCGCACCCCGACGCCGGCATCGTCACGGTCCGGACGACCGGCACCAACCAGCACGGCGTGCCCGTCATCACGTTCGCCCGCACCGTCATGGTCTACCGGCGCGGCCACGGGCCCACCGACGCCCGGCCCGCCGTCGAGGACCGCTGA
- a CDS encoding acyl-CoA dehydrogenase: MTVPPTDSLSDEEQAVVEAVRTFVDRGVRPVARDLEHTDTYPHDLIEQMKEMGIFGLAIPEPYGEVAVSTPCYALVTEQLSRGWMSLAGAMGGHTVVAKLLVRYGTDEQRRRYLPRMATGEVRATMALTEPGGGSDLQAMRTSARRDGDDYVVNGSKTWITNARRSSVVALMCKTDPAASPAHRGISILLVEHGPGFTVSRDLPKLGYKGVESCELSFDDFRVSADALLGGVEGEGFAQMMTGLEIGRIQVAARAVGVGQAAFDDAFRYSQERESFGKPIWRHQAVGNHLADMATKLTAARQLLLYAARRLDTGARCDLEAGMAKLFASETAMEIALTAIRVHGGYGYSTEFDVERYFRDAPLMIVGEGTNEIQRNVIAQQLVARGGLDA, translated from the coding sequence ATGACTGTGCCTCCCACCGACTCGCTGAGCGACGAGGAGCAGGCGGTCGTCGAGGCGGTACGCACGTTCGTCGACCGCGGCGTGCGGCCGGTCGCGCGCGACCTCGAGCACACCGACACGTACCCGCACGACCTGATCGAGCAGATGAAGGAGATGGGGATCTTCGGCCTCGCGATCCCCGAGCCGTACGGCGAGGTCGCCGTCTCCACCCCCTGCTACGCCTTGGTCACCGAGCAGCTCTCGCGCGGCTGGATGAGTCTCGCCGGCGCGATGGGCGGGCACACGGTCGTGGCGAAGCTGCTCGTGCGGTACGGCACCGACGAGCAGCGCCGCCGGTACCTGCCGCGGATGGCGACGGGCGAGGTGCGGGCCACAATGGCGCTGACCGAGCCGGGCGGCGGCTCGGACCTGCAGGCCATGCGCACCTCCGCGCGCCGCGACGGCGACGACTACGTCGTCAACGGCTCGAAGACCTGGATCACCAACGCGCGGCGCTCGTCCGTCGTCGCGCTCATGTGCAAGACCGACCCCGCGGCGTCCCCGGCGCACCGCGGCATCAGCATCCTGCTCGTCGAGCACGGCCCCGGCTTCACGGTGTCGCGCGACCTGCCGAAGCTCGGCTACAAGGGCGTGGAGAGCTGCGAGCTGTCGTTCGACGACTTCCGCGTCTCCGCCGACGCCCTCCTCGGCGGCGTCGAGGGCGAGGGCTTCGCGCAGATGATGACGGGCCTCGAGATCGGCCGCATCCAGGTCGCCGCCCGCGCCGTCGGCGTCGGCCAGGCCGCGTTCGACGACGCGTTCCGCTACAGCCAGGAGCGCGAGAGCTTCGGCAAGCCGATCTGGCGACACCAGGCCGTCGGCAACCACCTCGCCGACATGGCCACCAAGCTCACGGCCGCGCGACAGCTGCTGCTGTACGCGGCCCGGCGCCTCGACACCGGCGCGCGCTGCGACCTCGAGGCCGGCATGGCCAAGCTGTTCGCGTCCGAGACCGCCATGGAGATCGCCCTCACCGCCATCCGCGTGCACGGCGGCTACGGCTACTCCACCGAGTTCGACGTCGAGCGCTACTTCCGCGACGCGCCGCTGATGATCGTCGGCGAGGGCACCAACGAGATCCAGCGCAACGTGATCGCCCAGCAGCTCGTCGCCCGCGGCGGCCTCGACGCCTGA